From one Colletotrichum destructivum chromosome 3, complete sequence genomic stretch:
- a CDS encoding Putative aliphatic aldoxime/phenylacetaldoxime dehydratase: MELESAIPEWLQTDRTVPAKTPPNFSPPFELYTSRFPKNIKDVVMAVIGAQYPSAEANDGKALATISAFVTADAVDPGSRPAFHEVAAVTDNRGFHNVAVLAYWPSRPSYDGWRAKSGFGEWWAGLGPGEESPRNGWFLEVFLPTVDRFETVFSTATPEGAAHMRESSSGPIREHVYWGSMRDRLPISQTDELLGEETQKAREGASSNEDTGSRQRVRVPGRKNLAVIRSGQDWSAAPPEERQLYLDSMHPPLVKGMEYLRDHGDEVGCFSCRFMEIVDGAAPAKEEVVGAGGSGTDRTFGLAYFDSLVSLENWSRGHRTHLAIFGEFARYAKRLGDRMGLRLFHEVLVLEAEQQVFEYVGCHGGTGMLRSL, encoded by the coding sequence ATGGAGCTCGAATCCGCCATCCCGGAATGGCTTCAAACGGACCGCACAGTTCCAGCCAAGACGCCCCCAAACTTCTCGCCCCCCTTCGAGCTATACACGTCGCGGTTCCCGAAGAATATCAAAGACGTCGTCAtggccgtcatcggcgcccagTATCCATCTGCGGAGGCAAACGACGGCAAGGCCCTCGCGACGATATCCGCCTTCGTCACcgcggacgccgtcgacccggGCTCGCGCCCCGCGTTCCACGAAGTCGCCGCCGTGACGGACAACCGCGGCTTCCACAACGTCGCCGTCTTGGCGTACTGGCCCAGCAGGCCGTCCTATGACGGCTGGCGTGCGAAGAGTGGCTTCGGTGAGTGGTGGGCCGGGCTGGGGCCGGGGGAGGAGAGCCCGCGCAACGGATGGTTTCTCGAAGTGTTTCTCCCGACCGTCGACCGTTTCGAGACGGTGTTCTCTACGGCGACCCCGGAAGGTGCGGCGCATATGCGGGAGAGTTCGAGCGGTCCGATCCGAGAGCATGTGTACTGGGGAAGCATGCGGGATCGGCTCCCCATATCTCAAACGGATgagctccttggcgaggagaCACAAAAAGCCCGCGAAGGGGCATCTTCAAATGAAGACACTGGCTCGAGGCAACGGGTCCGCGTGCCCGGCAGGAAAAACCTCGCCGTGATCCGGTCCGGGCAGGACTGGTCGGCCGCACCGCCCGAGGAACGCCAGCTCTACCTCGACTCGATGCACCCGCCGCTGGTTAAGGGGATGGAGTACCTCCGCGAccacggcgacgaggtcggctGCTTCAGCTGCCGGTTCATGGAGattgtcgacggcgccgcgccggcgaaggaggaggtcgtcggcgccggcggcagcgggacGGACCGGACGTTCGGGCTGGCGTACTTTGACAGCCTTGTGTCTCTGGAGAACTGGAGCCGGGGCCACCGGACGCATCTCGCCATCTTTGGCGAGTTTGCGAGGTATGCCAAGAGGCTCGGGGACAGGATGGGCCTGAGGCTGTTTCACgaggtgctggtgctcgaggcggagcagCAGGTCTTTGAGTACGTTGGCTGCCATGGGGGGACGGGTATGCTGAGATCGTTGTGA
- a CDS encoding Putative alpha carbonic anhydrase domain, carbonic anhydrase, alpha-class: MIAEQLFGVLLLAARALACASHENHYNLADRKRGTEEAEPKADWAYEASFNWGRINPNYTLCQTGTQQSPIALSLNNGLALNHILRFNYPNQTAGNFFNWGYGPAFTLTHPEGVYTGNPSFTYDNTTLYLKGWHIHAPADHSVNGARSKAELHLVHGDDQGRERAVLAILLNPGNANSTFFDQLPPMIGFNDVGTEVPVTLDLGKSLNSVDLFNEFWTYQGSLTSPPCTEGIRWFVARQQLFTGVEQMRAILGASTYSARAEQEVWQHRINE; this comes from the exons ATGATCGCAGAACAACTTTTCGGCGTCTTGCTATTGGCGGCTCGCGCCCTTGCCTGCGCCAGTCACGAGAACCATTACAACTTGGCCGACAGGAAGCGCGGCACTGAGGAGGCGGAGCCCAAAGCCGACTGGGCGTACGAAGCTTCTTTCAACTGGGGTCGCATCAACCCGA ATTATACTTTGTGCCAAACAGGAACGCAGCAGTCGCCCATCGCGCTGAGCCTCAACAACGGCCTGGCTCTGAACCACATCCTCCGGTTCAACTACCCGAATCAGACGGCCGGCAACTTCTTCAACTGGGGCTACGGCCCGGCCTTCACCCTGACGCATCCCGAGGGGGTCTACACGGGCAACCCGTCCTTCACGTACGACAACACCACGCTCTACCTCAAGGGGTGGCACATCCACGCGCCGGCGGACCACTCGGTCAACGGCGCCCGGTCCAAGGCGGAGCTGcacctcgtccacggcgaCGACCAGGGCCGCGAGAGGGCGGTGTTGGCGATCCTGCTCAACCCGGGCAACGCCAACAGCACCTTCTTCGACCAGCTCCCGCCCATGATCGGCTTCAACGACGTCGGCACCGAGGTGCCTGTTACCTTGGACCTCGGCAAGTCGCTCAACAGCGTCGATCTGTTCAACGAGTTCTGGACATACCAGGGCAGCTTGACGAGCCCGCCGTGCACCGAGGGGATCCGCTGGTTCGTGGCGCGGCAGCAGTTGTTCACGGGTGTCGAGCAGATGAGGGCCATCCTCGGGGCGAGCACATATAGCGCGAGGGCGGAGCAGGAGGTCTGGCAGCACCGTATCAACGAGTAG